The Alphaproteobacteria bacterium sequence GCTGTAAAGTTCGCGAATGATAACAAGAAATTGGTCATTGTTGGCGGATGTATGAACGGCCTAGTTTTGTCTGAAGATGCCGTGAAAGCACTTGCAACACTGCCATCTCTTGACGAACTGCGTGGAAAGATCATTGGTGTTATTTCTGCGCCTGCAACCAAACTGGCTATTTTGTTAAAGGAACCGGCGGCACGCGTTGCTCGGGTTCTGGCAGCAAAGGGTTCAGAGTAGTTTTAAAGTAATATTATTAAGAAGTATTTTTAGATAAGTACCATTATTGGAGAGTTTAAATGGCAAAGTTAGCAAAAATCGTTGAAGAATTATCTGGTTTAACAGTTCTAGAGGCAGCCGAGCTGTCAAAAAGACTAGAAGAAACATGGGGCGTTAGCGCCGCTGCAGCCGTTGCTGCTGCACCAGCAGCACAAGCAGAAGTTGCAGAAGTTAAGACAGAATTTGATGTTTCATTGGATGAATTCGGTGCAAACAAAATCAACGTCATTAAAGAAGTTCGCGCGATTACTGGTTTGGGTCTCAAGGAAGCAAAAGACCTTGTAGAAGCCGCACCAAAGATGGTCAAGCAAGCAGTTTCAAAAGATGAAGCTGAAAAAATTAAGAAGCAGCTAGAAGAAGCTGG is a genomic window containing:
- the rplL gene encoding 50S ribosomal protein L7/L12; amino-acid sequence: MAKLAKIVEELSGLTVLEAAELSKRLEETWGVSAAAAVAAAPAAQAEVAEVKTEFDVSLDEFGANKINVIKEVRAITGLGLKEAKDLVEAAPKMVKQAVSKDEAEKIKKQLEEAGAKVSIK